A single window of Flagellimonas maritima DNA harbors:
- a CDS encoding SDR family oxidoreductase: MDLKGKVAYITGGSKGIGYGVAQSLLNQGMKVAISGRSEERLQNAVKDLNHKENVLVIVSDVSKLTDEVNAIEKVLEKWGQVDLVLANAGVGHFAPIDEMNESDWHQMVNTNLNGVFHTLRASVEALKKSEGYYITVASLAGTNFFAQGAGYNATKFGVVGFTQAAMLDLRKHNIKVTTIMPGSVATHFNGNDPSEKDSWKIQAADIGKLVVDLLLMHPRTLPSKIEVRPTRPDLK; this comes from the coding sequence ATGGATTTGAAAGGTAAAGTAGCATATATAACAGGGGGAAGCAAGGGAATAGGATATGGTGTAGCACAATCTTTACTAAATCAAGGCATGAAGGTAGCCATAAGTGGGAGAAGTGAAGAGCGTTTACAAAATGCAGTGAAAGACTTAAATCATAAAGAAAATGTTTTAGTAATCGTTTCAGATGTATCAAAGCTCACTGACGAGGTCAATGCTATTGAAAAGGTTCTTGAAAAATGGGGACAGGTAGATTTGGTATTGGCCAATGCGGGAGTAGGACATTTTGCTCCGATAGATGAAATGAACGAAAGCGATTGGCATCAGATGGTCAATACTAACCTCAACGGTGTTTTTCATACACTCAGAGCATCTGTTGAAGCTTTAAAAAAGTCCGAAGGTTACTATATAACTGTTGCTAGTTTGGCGGGGACCAACTTTTTTGCACAGGGTGCAGGCTATAACGCAACTAAATTTGGAGTGGTGGGCTTTACCCAAGCCGCAATGTTGGATTTAAGAAAGCATAATATTAAGGTAACTACCATTATGCCAGGTTCTGTAGCGACTCACTTTAATGGCAATGATCCCTCGGAAAAAGATTCTTGGAAAATACAGGCAGCGGATATTGGTAAATTGGTGGTCGACTTACTGTTGATGCACCCACGTACCTTGCCAAGTAAAATAGAAGTAAGACCGACCCGACCCGACTTAAAGTGA
- a CDS encoding GNAT family N-acetyltransferase: protein MKIVPKIRFARPADIETIIDLCEAHAIYEQTGFSRNSKDFKLGNDLFGNKQRLYCLVVESKKQLIGYATYMKQYSTWEACDYIYMDCLFLKDFARGLGIGKKLIARIKLEAEKMKCKEIQWQTPDFNYGAIKFYNQLGATSKKKERFYMTVASVSSK from the coding sequence ATGAAGATAGTCCCGAAAATACGTTTTGCACGGCCCGCTGACATTGAAACAATAATCGACTTATGCGAAGCCCATGCCATCTATGAGCAAACCGGTTTTTCAAGAAACTCAAAAGATTTTAAATTAGGGAACGATTTATTCGGAAATAAACAGAGGCTTTACTGTCTGGTTGTTGAGAGCAAGAAGCAATTGATTGGTTATGCAACGTATATGAAGCAATACTCAACTTGGGAAGCCTGTGATTACATTTATATGGACTGTCTTTTTCTAAAGGATTTTGCGAGGGGTTTAGGGATTGGCAAAAAACTCATTGCCAGAATTAAGCTAGAAGCAGAAAAAATGAAGTGTAAAGAAATACAATGGCAAACCCCGGATTTTAATTATGGGGCCATAAAATTTTATAATCAATTGGGAGCGACTTCTAAAAAAAAAGAAAGGTTTTATATGACCGTTGCTTCGGTAAGTTCAAAATAA
- a CDS encoding DUF1272 domain-containing protein, with translation MLELRTNCEHCNKNLPNESPEAMICSFECTYCKECAIKLFKNVCPSCGGNFEKRPIRPKKMLQKHPASLKRVFMPKNITEANKLIKKYGKIKPEER, from the coding sequence ATGTTGGAATTAAGAACAAACTGCGAACACTGTAACAAGAACCTTCCAAATGAATCACCTGAAGCGATGATTTGCTCTTTTGAATGTACTTATTGCAAGGAGTGTGCTATTAAGTTATTTAAGAATGTATGCCCAAGCTGTGGAGGAAATTTTGAAAAAAGACCTATACGACCAAAAAAAATGCTTCAAAAGCACCCTGCTTCATTAAAACGTGTCTTCATGCCCAAAAATATAACGGAAGCCAATAAACTGATTAAAAAATATGGTAAAATAAAACCCGAAGAAAGATGA
- a CDS encoding DinB family protein has translation MTTNQLNDNEFDSYYSRYINKLKSTVELRKGFKTQSEVLIDFFNSIPEEKLDFRYEKHKWTVKEILQHLIDTERIFIYRCFRIARRDKLHLAGFDQNIYVAPSGASNKPISALIAEFRINRQGSISLLGSLTDNNLSYIGNADGNAISARAAAFIILGHEIWHMDIIKEKYL, from the coding sequence ATGACCACAAATCAATTGAATGATAATGAGTTTGATTCATATTATAGCAGATACATTAATAAATTAAAAAGCACAGTAGAACTACGGAAAGGTTTTAAAACCCAATCTGAAGTTTTGATTGATTTTTTTAATAGCATTCCAGAAGAAAAACTGGATTTTAGATATGAAAAACATAAATGGACGGTCAAGGAAATTCTTCAGCACCTAATAGATACCGAACGTATCTTTATATACAGATGTTTCCGAATAGCTCGGAGAGACAAGTTGCACCTTGCAGGTTTTGACCAAAATATTTATGTTGCCCCTTCAGGTGCCAGTAATAAACCAATAAGCGCACTTATTGCAGAGTTTAGAATAAATCGCCAAGGTTCAATAAGCCTATTGGGCAGCTTAACGGATAACAATTTATCATATATTGGAAATGCTGACGGCAATGCAATATCGGCAAGGGCTGCCGCCTTTATCATTTTAGGCCATGAGATTTGGCATATGGATATTATAAAAGAAAAATATTTGTAA
- a CDS encoding Lrp/AsnC family transcriptional regulator → MKVDEINWKILKILQTNARSALKDIATEVGLSSPTVAERIQKMEEAGIIKSYSSKINMERLGYLLSVYISIKIRFGQVQHFEEYISSVPEICECHKLTGHDCMLMKGYVRDPKHLENLNARLAVYGELTTSLILNTIMDNKIYSGHF, encoded by the coding sequence ATGAAAGTTGATGAGATAAATTGGAAAATATTAAAAATCTTACAAACGAATGCGAGAAGTGCCCTAAAAGATATTGCTACCGAAGTGGGACTTTCCTCCCCTACGGTAGCAGAACGAATTCAAAAGATGGAAGAAGCAGGTATTATTAAAAGCTATAGTTCAAAAATAAACATGGAGCGATTGGGCTATTTGCTTAGTGTTTATATTTCGATAAAAATCCGTTTTGGTCAGGTGCAACATTTTGAAGAATACATCTCATCCGTACCCGAAATCTGTGAATGCCACAAATTGACAGGGCATGATTGTATGCTAATGAAGGGATATGTTAGAGACCCAAAACATTTGGAAAACTTAAACGCAAGACTTGCAGTTTACGGAGAGTTGACCACTTCGCTAATTCTAAATACGATTATGGATAATAAAATTTACAGTGGGCATTTTTAA
- a CDS encoding collagen-like protein: protein MKTTQITIKIIIMFLLGVLFIGCSAEDGTDGATGPQGPQGEQGPAGPQGDQGDQGEQGEDGNANVIASDWIPEEFSDRFISMTSFGIDDEAFTSEILNSGTVLVYGRDGVFVVPIPVVFDNQTYYFVLPETLGEIRLIARTVDSTPDFFGLFTDFRYIHPCQYYQRKRRTNNRF, encoded by the coding sequence ATGAAAACAACCCAAATAACTATCAAAATTATAATAATGTTTTTATTGGGAGTTTTATTCATTGGCTGTTCTGCCGAGGATGGTACGGACGGCGCAACTGGACCACAAGGACCCCAAGGTGAGCAAGGTCCAGCCGGACCTCAAGGTGATCAAGGTGATCAAGGAGAACAAGGGGAAGATGGGAATGCCAATGTTATTGCCTCTGACTGGATTCCTGAGGAATTTTCGGATCGTTTCATTAGCATGACCAGCTTCGGGATTGATGATGAAGCATTCACTAGCGAAATTTTAAATTCCGGAACTGTGCTGGTCTATGGACGCGATGGAGTATTCGTAGTTCCAATTCCTGTCGTTTTCGACAATCAAACCTATTATTTTGTACTTCCTGAAACCTTGGGAGAAATTAGACTTATAGCCCGTACTGTTGATAGTACCCCTGATTTTTTTGGTTTATTTACCGATTTTAGATATATACATCCCTGCCAATACTACCAGCGCAAAAGAAGGACAAACAATAGATTTTAA
- a CDS encoding response regulator, whose product MKEFLTGITILFHAILVGQSLKEIDSIKKELANPQGSDIKLKLLDNLYSYYLFQNLDSAETYKKRLLSEATKTIDPKKLSNIYNSVSRYYYYSGLLDSSMYYVEKAANIAMDTKDYRLLSDLYRKLSILSVSSHDFKKAERYILKAIKNAELAKDWKLKASSTLVLANQFFRQNKYDLAIQRYLEIDSLYGQYNNPDRNLGLVYQNIALIYVNLNNSKSLTYSNKSRKLFELLGDQEGINYSYIIRANYFEKIGDTLNQTENLQKAVTLYRKSNDFVNKADALLRLLGVYINQNQIEKAKSLMEELEHAMWEIQPYNELKSRFYFVQGMIYLKEKKYQNSRSSFETALKMLGGDDSRYMDEWSLGSINGLAKSYAGMANYKEAYSYQNKFISIQDSILKNNREKITRELETKYRTEQQEQEIALLKSQNELAEQQKRNQRNILMGGLILTSLVGIFLFSMYRSRQNTNRRLKELDKAKSNFFANISHELRTPLSLILGPVEQQLENTGLSKEHRQNLAIAKKNTDRLATLVDQLLDLSKLESGFYKLNVSKGLLSIFLKLQAESFLFSASKKSQKLNIEISIDDKYYWYDTDVLQKVIGNLLGNALKYSPQKTEVYFSAKIVQGILFLIVKNTGVSIKHEELKEVFNRFHRSHEDETGTGIGLALTKELIGLHKGSIKAESDTDSVTFYIQLPVQETAFSNEEKTIHTKPAPSNEAHQDKVIANTSHVNSPTIESNEDNDIILIVDDNKDLRTYVSSIFDKTHTVVTAKNGSIGFQKALKFIPDLIITDLMMPKEDGLKLTENCKTDDATSHIPIIMLTAKAGDENKLEGLETGADAYLTKPFNNKILKQTVENLLESRKKLQKRFSQEVILTPKDISIDSYDERFLESLQNVMDTQLVASNFNTEAFAKALGMSRMQLHRKLKALTGQTTTEFIRSQRLKLAASLLKKNDVNISEIGYQVGFNDHSYFTKCFRESYGTSPTEFSKKKTS is encoded by the coding sequence ATGAAAGAATTCCTCACTGGTATAACCATACTTTTTCACGCTATTCTTGTGGGACAAAGTCTAAAAGAAATAGACTCAATCAAGAAAGAATTGGCAAACCCTCAGGGTTCCGATATAAAGCTGAAGCTACTGGACAATCTTTATTCATATTACTTGTTTCAAAATCTTGATTCTGCAGAAACTTATAAAAAACGGTTGCTTTCAGAAGCCACCAAAACAATTGACCCAAAGAAATTAAGCAACATATATAATTCAGTATCAAGATATTATTATTATAGCGGCCTTTTGGATAGCTCAATGTACTATGTTGAAAAAGCTGCCAATATTGCCATGGACACTAAAGATTATCGCCTTCTTTCAGATTTGTACAGGAAATTATCGATTCTGAGTGTCAGCAGTCATGATTTTAAGAAAGCCGAGAGGTACATCTTAAAGGCGATAAAGAATGCAGAATTGGCCAAAGATTGGAAATTGAAGGCATCATCGACCCTTGTTCTAGCGAATCAGTTTTTCCGACAAAATAAATATGACCTTGCCATACAGCGATATCTGGAAATCGATTCATTATATGGTCAATATAACAATCCCGACCGTAACTTAGGGTTGGTTTATCAGAACATAGCGTTGATTTATGTCAATCTTAATAATTCAAAATCTCTTACATACTCCAACAAAAGCAGAAAACTCTTTGAATTGCTCGGTGACCAGGAAGGCATTAACTACTCCTACATCATTAGGGCCAACTATTTTGAAAAAATCGGGGACACATTGAACCAAACAGAAAATCTTCAAAAGGCAGTAACCCTATATAGGAAATCAAATGATTTCGTTAATAAGGCTGATGCACTACTAAGACTTTTGGGTGTCTACATCAACCAAAATCAGATTGAAAAGGCTAAATCCTTGATGGAAGAACTTGAACATGCGATGTGGGAGATTCAACCGTACAATGAATTAAAATCAAGATTTTACTTTGTTCAAGGCATGATATATTTGAAAGAAAAAAAGTATCAAAATAGCCGGTCTTCATTTGAAACAGCTTTAAAAATGCTTGGCGGTGACGATTCGAGATATATGGATGAATGGAGCTTGGGCTCCATAAACGGACTTGCCAAATCTTATGCAGGAATGGCCAATTATAAAGAAGCATATTCCTATCAAAATAAATTTATTTCAATTCAAGACAGTATTCTAAAAAACAACAGGGAGAAAATTACGAGAGAACTTGAAACCAAGTATCGAACTGAACAGCAAGAACAAGAAATCGCCTTATTAAAATCGCAGAACGAACTTGCTGAACAACAAAAAAGAAACCAACGCAATATATTGATGGGAGGACTCATCCTTACATCCTTGGTCGGTATTTTTCTTTTTTCAATGTATAGAAGCCGTCAAAACACCAATAGGCGTTTAAAAGAGCTGGATAAGGCCAAATCAAACTTCTTCGCCAATATATCCCATGAGTTGCGTACACCGTTGTCATTGATATTAGGGCCGGTGGAACAACAACTTGAAAATACAGGCCTAAGTAAAGAGCATAGACAAAATCTGGCCATTGCCAAGAAGAACACGGATAGATTGGCCACTCTGGTCGACCAGTTGCTGGACCTTTCAAAACTGGAATCGGGATTTTACAAATTGAATGTTTCCAAAGGATTGTTGTCAATTTTTTTGAAGTTACAGGCAGAATCTTTTTTATTCAGTGCCAGCAAAAAATCACAAAAACTGAATATTGAGATTTCCATAGATGACAAATACTATTGGTACGATACCGATGTTCTTCAAAAAGTTATAGGTAATCTTTTGGGTAATGCACTAAAGTACAGTCCCCAAAAAACCGAAGTCTATTTTAGTGCCAAGATAGTACAGGGCATCCTTTTTTTAATAGTGAAAAATACCGGCGTATCTATCAAACATGAAGAGCTCAAAGAAGTATTCAACCGTTTTCACAGAAGTCATGAAGACGAAACAGGCACGGGCATAGGTCTAGCGTTGACGAAAGAACTGATCGGGTTGCACAAAGGCTCAATTAAAGCTGAAAGTGATACTGATAGCGTTACTTTTTACATACAGCTGCCAGTACAGGAAACTGCTTTTTCAAACGAAGAAAAAACAATACATACAAAACCGGCTCCTTCAAATGAGGCACATCAAGACAAAGTCATTGCAAATACTAGCCATGTCAACTCACCTACCATAGAGAGTAATGAAGACAATGATATTATACTAATTGTGGATGACAATAAGGATTTACGCACTTACGTTTCCTCAATATTTGATAAAACGCACACCGTTGTTACTGCTAAAAATGGGAGCATCGGTTTCCAAAAAGCGCTGAAGTTTATACCTGATCTTATTATTACCGATTTGATGATGCCCAAGGAAGACGGACTGAAATTAACCGAAAACTGTAAGACCGATGACGCTACATCGCACATACCCATTATCATGCTCACTGCAAAGGCGGGGGATGAAAATAAATTGGAAGGATTGGAAACAGGTGCCGATGCCTATCTCACCAAGCCATTCAACAATAAGATTTTAAAGCAGACTGTGGAAAACCTTTTGGAAAGCCGTAAAAAACTACAAAAACGATTTAGCCAAGAGGTGATTTTAACCCCGAAGGACATATCCATCGATTCTTATGACGAACGATTCTTGGAGTCGCTTCAAAATGTAATGGACACCCAATTGGTAGCATCAAATTTTAATACAGAAGCTTTTGCAAAAGCTTTGGGAATGAGCAGAATGCAATTGCATAGAAAATTAAAAGCGCTCACAGGACAGACCACTACGGAATTTATTCGTAGCCAACGGTTAAAATTAGCTGCATCACTTCTCAAAAAAAATGATGTCAACATCTCCGAAATCGGGTATCAGGTCGGCTTTAATGATCACTCCTATTTTACCAAATGCTTCAGGGAATCCTACGGGACATCTCCCACCGAATTCAGTAAGAAGAAAACTTCGTAA
- a CDS encoding LytR/AlgR family response regulator transcription factor: MKCIIIDDEPLALGIIKSYCEELGGLEVLGTFTNPLESMDILQEKKIDLVFLDIEMPQINGIEFVKSLETKPIFIFTTAYPQYAIEGFELNAIDYMVKPIPFPRFVKSINRAKELYEMRRTMNDTPANVASAGSSPILEDEFIFVKSDYENLKIKLNDIRYIQGLKDYLKIHTFDSKPILTLMNFKDMEAKLPSGNFLRVHRSFIVNVHNVDSIQRSRIIIEDIRIPIGDSYKEDFMKRIGL, encoded by the coding sequence ATGAAGTGCATCATAATAGATGACGAGCCGTTGGCGCTCGGCATAATCAAATCATACTGTGAAGAATTGGGCGGTCTGGAAGTGCTGGGGACCTTTACCAATCCCTTGGAAAGCATGGATATACTTCAAGAAAAAAAGATTGACCTTGTTTTTCTTGACATTGAAATGCCACAGATAAACGGTATCGAATTCGTGAAATCGTTGGAAACAAAACCAATTTTCATATTTACAACGGCCTATCCCCAATATGCGATTGAGGGATTTGAGCTCAACGCCATTGATTATATGGTAAAACCGATACCTTTTCCCCGGTTCGTTAAATCCATAAATAGGGCAAAGGAACTTTACGAGATGCGAAGAACAATGAACGATACTCCCGCAAACGTTGCCTCGGCAGGCAGTTCCCCCATTTTGGAAGATGAATTCATATTTGTAAAGTCCGATTATGAAAACCTAAAAATTAAACTGAACGACATACGATATATTCAGGGTCTTAAGGATTATCTTAAGATACATACTTTCGACAGTAAGCCCATTTTGACACTTATGAACTTTAAGGATATGGAAGCTAAATTACCTTCGGGGAATTTTCTGCGAGTCCACCGGTCGTTTATTGTAAACGTCCATAATGTCGATTCCATCCAACGGAGCCGTATCATCATCGAAGATATACGTATTCCAATTGGAGACAGCTACAAAGAGGATTTTATGAAGAGGATTGGGCTTTGA
- a CDS encoding sensor histidine kinase: MKKTLRIKEVWIHIIVWVCLVSFPVSVSFMEYGEVRFDFFYRLLVTPVLVYINYLVLVPRFLLNNKIWLYILISITVLVSFNLLMTFASPVAPFERFTELVQTSDIRPLKNLPYVITAIISFSFFLLGGILGVTKDFYRREKKNKEKEVQRKETELQFLRAQLNPHFLFNSLNSIYSLVRNKAHEAPEAVITLSELMRYMIYEAKQEEVPLCKEIDYIKNFVALQLLRLSDSENVKLKISGDYSDKKLPPLLLIPFVENAFKYGTDFKGTTHVDIRLRIIGDNLFFMVKNKIGAYKKDDKNSGIGLENIKSRLELLYPENHHLKIESEDSFYNMQLEINLSR, translated from the coding sequence TTGAAAAAAACATTGCGCATCAAAGAAGTTTGGATACATATCATCGTATGGGTCTGTTTGGTTTCATTTCCGGTCAGCGTTTCGTTTATGGAATACGGTGAAGTACGTTTTGATTTTTTTTATAGACTACTCGTGACCCCAGTTTTGGTTTATATCAACTATTTGGTTCTGGTGCCCAGATTTCTTTTGAACAATAAAATCTGGCTATATATTTTGATTTCCATAACGGTATTGGTTTCGTTTAACTTGCTTATGACCTTTGCAAGTCCCGTAGCGCCTTTTGAGAGATTTACCGAACTCGTTCAAACATCGGACATACGTCCTCTTAAAAACCTACCTTATGTCATAACTGCGATTATTTCATTTTCTTTCTTTCTCTTGGGAGGCATCTTAGGGGTAACCAAGGACTTTTATAGAAGGGAAAAAAAGAACAAGGAAAAAGAGGTTCAAAGAAAGGAAACGGAGCTCCAGTTCTTGCGTGCTCAGCTTAATCCTCATTTTTTGTTCAATTCACTGAACAGTATCTACTCTCTTGTCCGCAATAAAGCACATGAGGCACCTGAAGCCGTTATTACCCTATCGGAATTGATGAGATACATGATATATGAAGCCAAACAGGAAGAAGTTCCCCTATGCAAGGAAATAGATTATATTAAAAATTTTGTAGCCCTACAATTGTTAAGGCTTTCCGATAGCGAGAATGTCAAACTCAAGATATCAGGTGATTATAGCGATAAGAAACTTCCTCCATTGTTATTGATTCCATTTGTCGAAAATGCTTTTAAATATGGGACGGATTTTAAGGGTACGACCCACGTGGATATTCGCCTACGGATTATAGGTGATAATCTATTCTTTATGGTAAAAAATAAAATCGGGGCCTATAAAAAAGATGATAAGAATTCAGGGATAGGCTTAGAGAATATAAAGAGTAGGCTTGAGTTATTGTATCCAGAGAACCATCATCTAAAAATTGAAAGCGAAGACAGTTTTTACAACATGCAATTAGAAATAAACTTATCGAGATGA
- a CDS encoding DUF4907 domain-containing protein: protein MEDRNKYIIAFSLIALVVLMMGLFLDLKEDGTSYGQSAYRLILVEKDTGSWYYEIYDTKGLMIRQEFVPGIPGNIDFGTRKSAETTGRLVLTKLLSGELPKVNREELKENGVIN from the coding sequence ATGGAAGACAGAAATAAATATATTATCGCTTTTTCTCTGATTGCGCTGGTTGTGCTCATGATGGGTCTCTTCTTGGATTTGAAGGAAGATGGCACATCATACGGTCAGAGCGCGTATCGTCTGATTCTGGTTGAAAAGGATACGGGCAGTTGGTATTATGAGATTTATGATACAAAGGGTTTAATGATTCGGCAGGAATTTGTACCCGGTATTCCCGGAAATATTGATTTTGGGACCCGAAAATCGGCCGAGACTACGGGAAGACTGGTGCTCACCAAACTTCTTAGTGGAGAACTTCCAAAGGTCAATCGGGAAGAACTCAAGGAAAATGGAGTGATCAATTAA
- a CDS encoding Kelch repeat-containing protein, with amino-acid sequence MQHNKIIGKSFFKGTVVLLAALSIGLFSCSKDDDDDDNIGNWVDRSIFDGTPRSGAFAFTIGNKGYMGTGFDGDDRLTDVWSYDMEGNFWSQLASFSGPARSSAVAFTINGNGYVGLGYDGDNELGDFYRYNVGANTWDSITPFAGSARRGAVSFSSETSGYVGTGFDGDNDKKDFWKFNPSINTWTELVGFGGNKRRDAATFTIGDKVYLGTGVSNGQNQDDFWVFDLAAETWTPLLDLDDDDDYFIVRNNAVGFSIGDKGYFATGSVGGTTDSVWEYNPSTDLWEEKTSFEGASREGAITFYNGTRAFLGLGRTGSLYLDDMDEFFPNQEEDEDD; translated from the coding sequence ATGCAACACAACAAAATAATAGGAAAATCTTTTTTCAAGGGCACGGTCGTGCTATTGGCCGCTTTATCAATAGGACTGTTTTCGTGTTCGAAAGATGACGATGACGATGATAATATCGGTAACTGGGTCGACCGTTCGATTTTCGACGGCACACCGAGAAGCGGTGCTTTTGCCTTTACGATAGGTAATAAGGGATATATGGGTACGGGGTTTGATGGTGACGATAGATTAACGGACGTTTGGAGCTATGATATGGAAGGAAATTTCTGGAGCCAATTGGCCAGTTTTTCCGGACCTGCCAGAAGCTCGGCAGTAGCCTTTACTATAAATGGGAACGGTTATGTAGGTCTTGGTTATGACGGGGATAACGAGTTGGGCGATTTTTATAGATATAATGTCGGGGCGAATACCTGGGATTCGATAACCCCTTTCGCGGGTTCTGCAAGAAGAGGAGCCGTCTCCTTCAGTTCGGAAACTTCCGGATATGTAGGAACCGGCTTCGATGGCGATAACGATAAAAAGGATTTTTGGAAGTTTAATCCTTCCATCAACACCTGGACAGAGCTGGTGGGCTTCGGCGGGAACAAGAGACGGGATGCGGCTACTTTCACTATAGGAGATAAGGTTTACCTAGGTACGGGAGTTTCGAACGGTCAAAATCAGGATGATTTTTGGGTATTCGATCTAGCCGCCGAAACCTGGACACCTTTATTGGATCTTGACGACGACGACGATTACTTTATAGTACGGAACAATGCCGTCGGTTTCAGTATTGGGGACAAGGGGTACTTTGCCACTGGTAGCGTAGGTGGGACCACAGATTCAGTATGGGAATACAATCCATCGACCGATCTTTGGGAAGAAAAAACCTCGTTCGAGGGTGCTAGTAGGGAAGGTGCCATAACTTTTTACAACGGTACGCGAGCGTTTTTGGGACTGGGCAGAACTGGTTCTTTGTACTTGGACGACATGGACGAATTTTTTCCTAACCAAGAGGAGGATGAGGATGATTGA
- a CDS encoding DUF6268 family outer membrane beta-barrel protein: MKNYFFLLPMISIMSTMVKGQESKLQLVGDFEYSLVSDISDTDLRTYSIGLKGTKKNRSNKFGIGLQYDDYQFQYFGRSTGFEESNFQKFHTVQTMFFYKRSFFESWSVAAHISPTLSSNFVDVIDGEDFIPNADITISKTWKDENALLCFAIGAEYGTLFGIPRWYPTFSFNYNRNNNWTLMLGFPETRIRYSFNERHSLGARARPFGLYANNSDTVIYPGLGALANTKLRFNGNDFGLEHNYDMGTGFTTVVRAGFQQTSDLEVLDNGNRLIHDFEPDGTAYITMGLKYKLN; the protein is encoded by the coding sequence TTGAAGAACTATTTTTTCCTATTGCCGATGATATCAATAATGAGCACCATGGTCAAGGGTCAAGAATCCAAACTTCAGTTGGTCGGGGATTTTGAATACAGCCTGGTCTCGGATATAAGCGATACGGATTTGCGTACTTATAGCATTGGTTTGAAGGGAACAAAAAAAAATAGGTCTAACAAGTTCGGAATAGGTCTGCAATATGACGATTACCAGTTCCAGTATTTTGGGCGGTCAACGGGTTTCGAAGAATCCAACTTTCAAAAATTCCATACGGTACAGACCATGTTTTTCTATAAGCGTTCATTCTTCGAAAGTTGGTCCGTAGCTGCACATATCTCACCTACCTTATCGTCGAATTTCGTGGATGTTATCGACGGAGAGGATTTTATACCCAATGCCGATATCACCATTTCAAAAACTTGGAAAGACGAGAATGCATTATTGTGTTTCGCTATCGGTGCGGAATATGGGACTCTGTTCGGAATCCCAAGATGGTACCCTACATTTTCCTTCAACTATAATAGAAACAATAATTGGACCTTAATGCTCGGGTTTCCCGAGACACGAATCAGGTACAGTTTCAACGAGAGACACAGTCTTGGGGCACGGGCCAGACCGTTCGGGCTATACGCCAATAATTCGGATACTGTAATCTATCCAGGGCTCGGAGCGCTTGCCAATACAAAGCTCCGTTTCAATGGAAACGATTTTGGTCTGGAGCATAATTACGACATGGGAACAGGTTTTACAACTGTGGTCCGCGCAGGGTTTCAACAAACGAGCGATCTTGAAGTTTTGGATAACGGGAACCGGTTAATCCATGACTTTGAGCCGGACGGAACAGCTTATATAACAATGGGATTGAAGTACAAACTAAATTAA